One genomic window of Candidatus Binatia bacterium includes the following:
- a CDS encoding metallophosphoesterase family protein, whose protein sequence is MSEPRTFVIGDIHGCPDEVDCLLDAIEAASGDTVVFLGDYVDRGPSPRAVIDRLLRLRHEGPQCVFLKGNHEDMFLAFLGRGGFYGEAFLFNGGEATLRSYGLAGRSGQITADQLPPDHLEFLLSLQLHHRHADFLCVHAGISPARSLEEQEAEDLLWIRDEFISSPHPFPFTVLFGHTPQREVLMGLPYKVGLDTGLVYWNKLSCLELREKRLYQVRRGERAVRSRSLWAQFEHRHEHAAVAAKPARRNHHREGLQ, encoded by the coding sequence ATGAGTGAACCGCGCACATTCGTCATCGGCGACATCCATGGCTGCCCTGATGAAGTCGACTGCTTGCTGGATGCCATCGAAGCCGCCAGCGGCGATACGGTCGTCTTTCTCGGTGATTACGTCGATCGCGGGCCATCGCCCAGAGCCGTCATTGATCGGCTCCTGCGGCTGCGCCACGAGGGACCGCAGTGCGTCTTTTTGAAAGGCAACCACGAAGACATGTTCCTTGCCTTTCTCGGGCGCGGCGGCTTCTACGGCGAGGCCTTCTTGTTCAACGGAGGAGAAGCCACCCTGCGCAGCTATGGGCTCGCAGGGCGCTCCGGCCAGATCACGGCGGACCAACTGCCGCCCGATCACCTGGAGTTCCTGCTCTCATTGCAGCTCCATCACCGGCACGCAGACTTCCTTTGCGTGCATGCCGGGATCTCTCCGGCGCGCTCCTTGGAGGAACAAGAAGCGGAGGACCTGTTGTGGATCAGGGACGAGTTCATTTCCAGCCCGCATCCCTTTCCGTTCACCGTCCTGTTCGGACACACTCCGCAACGTGAAGTGCTCATGGGGCTGCCGTACAAGGTGGGTCTGGACACGGGACTGGTGTACTGGAACAAGCTTTCCTGTCTCGAATTGAGGGAGAAGCGCCTCTACCAAGTCCGCCGCGGTGAGCGCGCCGTACGAAGCCGTAGCTTGTGGGCGCAATTCGAGCACCGCCACGAGCACGCAGCCGTGGCGGCGAAACCGGCTCGCCGAAATCATCAT
- a CDS encoding ATP-binding cassette domain-containing protein: protein MDALAFRLTDLRVEFAGRPVLDISSLAIARGGITAIVGPNGAGKTTALRVLAFLQAPCAGRLEFDGRPVTFRDRDLVALRRHVTLVAQSPLLFGRTVSANVAFGLRARGVAPDERVVAALAAVGLVGFGARPARKLSGGEAQRVAIARALAIDPGVYLFDEPTANVDREHVGTLERLLAQLGASGKTVVMTTHNLEQAYRLTDAVVSLVGGRIAPVPLVNLLRGTARSVGGTNYFHSEGLRIEIANGAAPTAVAIDPEDIIISRAPLHSSARNSFSGHVVKAESDGSSIMLTVACGRNLVARITRHSYEELALNVGTAVYVTFKSTAVHALDSRPS, encoded by the coding sequence ATGGACGCGCTTGCCTTTCGACTGACCGACTTGCGCGTGGAATTCGCTGGCCGCCCCGTGCTCGATATCAGTTCGCTGGCCATCGCGCGTGGTGGGATCACGGCAATTGTTGGACCGAACGGGGCCGGCAAGACGACGGCGTTACGGGTGCTGGCCTTCCTACAGGCGCCATGCGCCGGACGCCTGGAGTTCGACGGCCGGCCCGTCACGTTCCGCGACCGAGATCTGGTGGCGCTACGCCGGCACGTGACGCTGGTGGCGCAGTCCCCACTGCTGTTCGGCCGGACAGTGAGTGCCAATGTCGCCTTTGGTCTGCGGGCGCGCGGAGTGGCGCCGGATGAGCGCGTGGTGGCGGCGCTGGCCGCAGTCGGGCTGGTGGGCTTCGGGGCGCGGCCGGCACGGAAGCTCTCCGGCGGGGAGGCGCAACGTGTGGCCATTGCCCGCGCACTGGCCATCGATCCCGGTGTTTATCTGTTCGACGAGCCGACGGCGAATGTGGACCGCGAGCATGTCGGCACGCTCGAACGGCTCCTGGCGCAGCTCGGAGCCAGCGGCAAGACCGTCGTCATGACGACACACAATCTCGAGCAGGCCTATCGTCTGACGGATGCCGTGGTGTCGCTGGTTGGCGGGAGGATCGCGCCGGTCCCGCTGGTGAACCTTTTGCGCGGCACGGCGCGAAGCGTCGGCGGGACGAATTACTTTCACAGCGAGGGGCTGCGCATCGAGATCGCCAACGGTGCGGCGCCGACGGCGGTCGCTATTGATCCGGAGGACATCATCATCTCACGCGCCCCCCTGCATTCCAGCGCGCGCAACAGTTTTTCCGGACACGTGGTAAAGGCGGAGAGCGATGGCAGCAGCATCATGCTCACCGTCGCCTGCGGCCGCAACCTGGTGGCGCGCATCACGCGCCACTCCTACGAAGAGCTGGCCCTCAACGTCGGTACCGCCGTCTACGTAACGTTCAAATCCACCGCCGTTCACGCCTTGGATTCTCGTCCGTCATGA
- the meaB gene encoding methylmalonyl Co-A mutase-associated GTPase MeaB, with protein sequence MLAGDRFALARLITLVENRHPDTALVMSLIHERCGRAYTIGITGPPGAGKSTLVDRLIGKLRELGHSVGIIAIDPSSPFSGGAVLGDRIRMQSHYLDEQVFIRSLSTRGSHGGLARATRNVARLLDAFGKTFIVVETVGVGQTELDVMRVADTTVVVLVPEAGDTVQTMKAGLLEIADAFVVNKADREGALRIKTELEMMLQLRPAAEWKVPVLLTEATTGKGVTELLDVILRHREFWRSSGQNAAHSAAARQEEFVAVLRDEISRRLEAGLDNGRFVALLQQVKRGEIDPYKAALQVIGDEQSLRDLLGTGTAQTSLSQ encoded by the coding sequence ATGCTGGCCGGGGACCGGTTCGCGCTGGCTAGGCTGATCACGTTGGTCGAGAACCGGCACCCCGATACGGCGTTGGTGATGAGTCTCATTCACGAGCGCTGCGGCCGGGCCTACACCATTGGCATCACGGGGCCGCCGGGCGCGGGGAAGTCGACGCTGGTGGACCGCCTGATCGGCAAGCTGCGTGAGCTGGGCCACAGCGTCGGGATCATTGCCATTGATCCGTCCAGCCCGTTCTCCGGCGGCGCCGTTTTGGGCGATCGCATCCGCATGCAGAGCCACTACCTCGATGAGCAGGTGTTCATCCGCAGCTTGAGCACGCGCGGGAGCCACGGTGGCTTGGCGCGCGCCACGCGCAATGTGGCACGGCTGCTCGACGCCTTCGGGAAAACTTTCATCGTGGTCGAGACGGTTGGGGTCGGTCAGACCGAGCTCGACGTGATGCGCGTCGCGGACACCACAGTCGTGGTGCTGGTGCCCGAGGCCGGTGACACCGTGCAGACCATGAAGGCCGGCCTGCTGGAAATTGCCGATGCGTTCGTGGTGAACAAAGCCGATCGGGAAGGGGCGTTGCGCATCAAGACCGAGTTGGAGATGATGCTGCAGCTGCGTCCGGCGGCGGAGTGGAAGGTGCCGGTCCTGTTGACGGAAGCGACCACGGGCAAAGGTGTCACCGAGTTGCTCGACGTCATCTTGCGGCATCGTGAGTTCTGGCGCAGCAGTGGTCAGAACGCCGCCCATAGTGCGGCAGCCCGCCAGGAAGAATTCGTTGCCGTGCTGCGCGACGAGATCAGCCGCCGGCTCGAGGCGGGCCTGGACAACGGACGCTTCGTTGCCTTGCTGCAGCAGGTCAAACGGGGCGAGATTGATCCGTACAAGGCAGCCCTCCAAGTGATCGGAGATGAGCAGAGCCTGCGGGACTTGCTGGGCACCGGTACGGCGCAAACCTCTTTGAGCCAATGA